Proteins from a single region of Planktothrix tepida PCC 9214:
- a CDS encoding siphovirus Gp157 family protein has translation MANTSIQPISETLDELGEQLELLSQYLESENPEDKAMAEEIYQQLEPKLEKKIDGYVAYINRLKANREFRQLEAKRISSLAKNDEARIIWLTEKLLGFMEQRIEQLGEQRGRKLEGLLCKVSLCQNGGQPQVWINSELAVQDFPAEYVLQLPQLNTQKLKEDVLATESGELCDEQGRMIAKVLPRGKHIRLV, from the coding sequence ATGGCAAATACATCCATTCAACCCATTTCTGAAACATTAGATGAATTGGGAGAACAGCTTGAACTGCTCAGTCAATATCTAGAATCTGAAAATCCAGAAGACAAAGCGATGGCAGAAGAAATTTATCAACAATTAGAACCTAAGTTAGAAAAGAAAATTGATGGATATGTCGCTTATATCAATCGTCTAAAAGCTAACCGAGAGTTCCGCCAACTTGAAGCCAAACGAATCTCTAGTTTAGCTAAAAATGATGAAGCCCGGATTATTTGGCTAACAGAAAAGCTATTGGGATTTATGGAACAGAGAATTGAACAACTCGGCGAACAACGAGGACGTAAACTCGAAGGACTCCTGTGTAAAGTTTCCCTTTGTCAAAATGGAGGTCAACCTCAAGTTTGGATTAATTCAGAACTTGCAGTTCAAGATTTTCCGGCTGAATATGTTCTTCAACTTCCCCAATTAAATACACAAAAGCTTAAAGAGGATGTTCTTGCTACTGAATCAGGAGAACTTTGTGATGAGCAGGGTCGTATGATTGCCAAAGTTTTGCCCAGAGGCAAACATATTCGCCTTGTTTAA
- a CDS encoding PD-(D/E)XK nuclease family protein, translating to MMWITAEDLSRLAASNNLENMEAIAEAKSHPKEEQFRLLMEQSLMELPIAPFLANTPQFKQWFSQLQLLAPEIWSNEPNTWKTYGQLLQFSYKNVILSTKIDLLIYRYQQLEIINWATHCPEDLENVLTDWKPQLDLFILAKTESYLPSQIQMTYWFLQEENDPIKVSRSYSMEAYQAFQEQLEQVLSKISPPDGTNNFPVEDTLTQFLRGKISIKNYLDSIPEIEI from the coding sequence ATGATGTGGATAACGGCTGAAGATTTATCTCGTCTTGCTGCTTCAAACAATCTTGAGAATATGGAAGCAATAGCAGAAGCTAAAAGTCATCCAAAAGAAGAACAATTTCGTCTCCTGATGGAACAATCTTTAATGGAACTTCCTATCGCTCCTTTTCTAGCCAACACCCCTCAGTTTAAACAGTGGTTCTCTCAACTACAATTATTAGCTCCTGAAATCTGGAGTAACGAACCCAATACCTGGAAAACCTATGGACAATTGCTTCAATTTTCATATAAAAATGTCATTCTTTCTACCAAAATTGACTTACTCATTTATCGGTATCAGCAACTTGAAATTATCAATTGGGCAACTCATTGCCCTGAAGATTTAGAAAACGTCCTCACCGATTGGAAGCCTCAACTTGACTTATTCATCCTAGCCAAAACTGAGTCTTATCTGCCTTCTCAAATTCAGATGACTTATTGGTTTCTTCAAGAAGAGAATGATCCCATTAAAGTCAGCCGCTCATACAGTATGGAAGCTTATCAAGCTTTTCAAGAGCAACTCGAACAAGTTCTTTCTAAAATTTCACCCCCAGACGGGACTAATAACTTTCCTGTTGAAGATACATTGACTCAATTTTTAAGAGGAAAAATATCTATCAAGAATTATCTTGATTCCATCCCAGAAATTGAAATTTAA